A genomic region of Apteryx mantelli isolate bAptMan1 chromosome 12, bAptMan1.hap1, whole genome shotgun sequence contains the following coding sequences:
- the LOC106487059 gene encoding probable G-protein coupled receptor: protein MASQMGLNTTGGVEQLSISEQSTFQEVVGLLCMVLLTVTALVANTAVMIVILKTPLLRKFIFVCHLCLVDLLSAIFLMPLGIISSSSCFNRVIYSIAECQALIFLNVCFISASILTISIISVERYYYIVHPMRYEVKMTIGLAVAGVVFIWVKSALMTVLALVGWPQGNGATSASRCTVYWSPGAHKKVFVVIFSIVCFILPTIIIFAVYCSIYRVARMASLQQVPVPARAAAPRHRSDSIASQVTIITTRNMPLPRLTPERFLGGNKAILTLVLIVGQFLCCWLPFFAFHLHSSVTADTVGGGHGEMVVTWLAYSSFAINPFFYGLLNRQIREELARLGRSCLNRPLGQELCLSVSEASIQENFLQFLQRATCTLENHSSCISSSPRNRLDQTRMGFPIPGQVPEESS from the coding sequence ATGGCAAGCCAAATGGGGCTGAACACCACAGGTGGTGTAGAGCAACTCTCCATCTCAGAGCAGTCCACCTTCCAAGAGGTGGTGGGCCTTCTCTGCATGGTCCTGCTCACTGTCACTGCCCTAGTGGCCAACACGGCAGTGATGATCGTCATTCTCAAAACTCCCCTTCTCAGAAAGTTCATCTTTGTCTGCCATCTCTGCCTGGTTGACCTTCTCTCCGCCATCTTCCTCATGCCCCTGGGGATCATCTCAAGCTCCTCCTGCTTCAACAGGGTGATCTACAGCATTGCTGAGTGCCAGGCCTTGATATTCCTGAATGTCTGCTTCATCAGTGCCTCCATTCTCACCATCTCCATCATCAGTGTGGAGCGGTACTACTATATTGTCCACCCCATGAGGTATGAGGTCAAGATGACGATTGGGCTGGCTGTGGCTGGAGTGGTCTTCATTTGGGTCAAGTCTGCCCTCATGACCGTCTTGGCACTGGTGGGCTGGCCACAAGGCAATggggccaccagcgccagccGGTGCACAGTCTACTGGAGCCCAGGAGCCCACAAGAAGGTCTTTGTGGTCATCTTCAGCATTGTCTGCTTCATCTTGCCCACCATCATCATCTTTGCTGTCTACTGCAGTATCTACCGTGTGGCCCGGATGGCATCCCTGCAGCAGGTGCCCGTGCCAGCACGGGCAGCTGCACCCAGGCACCGATCTGACTCCATCGCCAGCCAAGTGACCATCATCACCACCAGGAATATGCCACTGCCCAGGCTGACTCCAGAGCGCTTTTTGGGAGGCAACAAGGCCATCCTCACCTTGGTCCTCATTGTGGGACAgttcttgtgctgctggctgccctTCTTTGCTTTCCACTTGCACTCCTCTGTCACTGCTGACACGGTGGGTGGGGGGCATGGGGAGATGGTGGTCACCTGGCTCGCCTACTCATCTTTTGCCATCAACCCCTTCTTTTATGGGCTGCTCAACCGCCAGATCCGGGAAGAGTTGGCCAGGCTTGGGCGCAGCTGTCTCAACAGGCCACTGGGCCAGGAGttgtgtctctctgtctctgaggCCTCCATCCAGGAAAATTTCCTGCAGTTCCTCCAGAGAGCAACTTGCACACTGGAGAACCACTCTAGCTGCATCAGCTCCAGTCCCAGGAACAGGCTGGACCAGACCAGGATGGGCTTCCCCATCCCGGGTCAAGTCCCTGAAGAAAGCAGCTGA